In Chryseobacterium oryzae, the genomic stretch GGAGTGAAATACGCAATTCTTCTTGGAGTTTTAACCGGTCTACTGAATGTAATTCCCTATATCGGAATTTTTATATCCCTGCTTATTTCCTGCTTTATTGCTTTTGCAACCGGAACAGTTTCTAGTTGTGTATATGTTGCGATTGGATATGTTCTTGTACATGCTATAGATGGAAATATTGTACTTCCTTTTGTAGTGGGATCTAAAGTTAAAATAAACGCACTGTTTTCCTTTATCGGAATTTTGATAGGAGAACATCTTTGGGGAATTTCAGGTATGTTTTTGTGCATTCCCGCCATTGCCATTTTCAAAATTATTTTTGAAAGGGTTGATGGTTTGAAACCTTGGGGTAAACTGCTAGGCGAAGAAGAAAAACCCAACAAGAAAAAGAAAACTTATAAAATTTCTAAGAACATTACTCTTAAAGAAATGGACTAAGATTGAATTAAAAGTTGGTGAATTATCAAATTTAAAATCACTTTAAAATATTGATAATTCACCATATAACAACCTTAAACAAAAGCACTGAAGCCCGTAATTGATCTTCCTACAATAAGAGAATTAATTTCTTTGGTTCCTTCATAAGAATAAATAGCTTCTGCATCGGCAACAAATCTGGCAACATCATATTCCAGCAAAATACCATTTCCTCCCATTACTTCCCGAGCTCTGGAAACCACGTCTCTCGTTCTCAGGGTACAGAAAACTTTTGCCAAAGAAGCATGTTCGTCTTTTAAAATTCCTTCATCCTGCATTTCAGAAAGCCTGAAAACCATAGTCTGCATCGCAGTAAGATTAGAAAGCATTTCCACCAAATGCCCTTGAATCATCTGGAATGAGGCAATTGGTTTACCGAACTGCTCTCTTTTCCGAGTATAATCCAAAGCACTTTCGTAGGCTCCTCTCGCACATCCTGTTGCCATCCATGCAACACCTGCTCGTGTCATTTGCAGTACTTTTGCAGTATCTTTGAATGAATTGGCATTCTGAAGACGGTTTTCTTCGGTTATTAAGCAATCTTTTAAAGTAATCAACCCGTTTTGCACAATTCTGAGTGCCATTTTGCCTTTTATCTTTTCCACGGAAAATCCGGGATTATCTTTTTCAACAATAAAACCTTTCACTTCACCATCATCCAAATCTCTTGCCCAGATAATAACCAAATCTGCAAAAGTAGCATTACCAATCCATTTTTTCTGTCCGTTCAAAACCCAGCCATTCTCTGTGTTTTTGCAGGTAACCGTGAGTCCGCCAGCCGCTCCGGAACCTACTTCGGGTTCTGTTAAACCGAACGCGCCAATTTTTTCAAATTTCTGCATCTGAGGAAGCCATTTCTGCTTTTGTTCTTCGGAACCGCACATGTAAATAGAACCCATTGCCAAACCCGATTGTACGCCAAAAAATGTTGCAATAGAAGCATCGATTCTTGCCATTTCCATAGCAATAACGCCTTCCATCAAAAAAGGCATTCCTTTGCAGCCATATCCTTCATAAGTGACGCCACAAATATCTAATTTTTGGAATTTGGGAATCAGCTCGAAAGGAAATTCATCCCGTAGCCAATAATGATTGACCAGAGGTTTTACTTCCTTTTCCATAAAATCCCGAACTTTCAACTGAATTTCTCTCTGCTCGGGAGTTAAGGTGTGATATATATCGTAAAAATCACCGTCAATGGGCGGAAGTTCTTTCTTTTTCCGGTTGGGATCAAGCATTTTCATCATTCCTTTCAGTTGCTTATCATCCAGCTTAGAAAAATTTTCCATAAGTTTCGGAAGATTTACTTTTTGTGAAATCTCATCAAGCTGATCAAAATCTATTGATTTAAAAAGTTGTAAAGCATTTTTTATTTTGGAAAAAGTAGTAGACATAATGAATAAATGTATTTGATTTTGTAAAACATCAGCAAAAATTACTCCGAAATAACATAGACTAAATTGTAGTTGTTTTACAATTATTTGAAATTCAATGCTTTAATAATATTTATTTGTTTGCAAAAGATTTACTTTTCTTATTCAAATAATACAAAAAATTCTGTAGCACCTTTGAACTAGCAAAACATAAAAATCTATGAAAACAAAGTACATTAAATTATCATTGGCAAGTATTTTATTATTTGGAATTTATTCATGTAAAAAAGGGGAATCACTATCTGATAGTAGTAATGATAATAAAAAAATCACTGCAATATCAGACAGTATTTCTTCGGCAGCAACCATGAAGGTAAAAGAAAAGCAGTTCATAAAGACAGCAGCGGTAAATATGGAAGTGAAAGATGTATATGATGCTACAATTTTCATTGAAAAATCGGCTCAGGATTTGAGTGGTTTTGTAACGCATAGTGATCTAAAAAGCAATGTAGTATCGGAGGAAACCTATGATACATCTGATGAACAGGCTATTTTAATTAAGAAGTATCAGACAGAAAATACGATGCAAGTTCGGGTTCCCACAGAAAGGCTGGGAGAATTGCTGACTCTTATTAACGATAAAAAACTATTCCTTAATTCCAGAGTAATCAATGCTGAAGATGTTACCTCAAATATTAAATATGGAAAGTTGGAGGGAGAAAGAATCAAAAAGAACGAAGAAAATATTTCTAAGCTCAAAAACAACAAAGGAAAAGTTCAACTTGATAATAATAACACGTCTGAAGGTAATCAGCAACAGTTGGAAAATATGAATATTGCTGACAATCTAAAATACAGCACTATTGATATTTATCTGAAAGAACCTAAAATAAGAGTTGCAGAAATTACCGTTACCAATACCAAAAATATTGAAGATAAATATAAATTCAATTTCTTTTACAGTATAAAAAATGCTTTTGTAGAAGGATATTATTTAGTTCAGAAATTGATAGTTGGCTTAATAACGGTTTGGCCATTGGTAATCATTGCTGCAATCACATTATACTTTTACCGGAAAAATAAATCAAACAAAATAACAAAAAACAGCAATTTTGAAAAATAATCTGTCCATCTAACCGTTTGATTATCTATATGCCTCTGAAATCTCTGCCTATTGTAGGGGTTTTCAGTATTTTAAATAAACAAATGAAGATTTTTTTTACCCTTGCACTCATTATAAGTTCAACGCTAGTTTTAGCACAAAAAATTAAAATTTTAGATGCTGAAACAAGAGAGCCAATACCCTATGCAAAAATTATTTTAAATGGTAAAGATTATTACAAAAATACCGAAAAAGATGGAGAAATTATTTTAGAAAAAGATGAACAAATCTCTTCGGTAGAATATTTCGGGTACGAAAATTTGAAAGTTGAAAAATATCAGTCTGTTTACTTTCTGAAACCTAAATTTACTGAAATTACGGAAGTACAGATTACTAAACCGAAATATCAAAACAATATTAAAATAGGAAGTTTAAAAACGTACGGAAGCTTTGGCGGAGGGATCAATCACACAAGTTCAGCTTTATTGGGGAAAGTAATTACTTTTAATAATGAAAAGAACGAAACTCTTTTCATTAAAAAAATTAGTTTCAAAACCATATCTTACAAGCCAAATACAGTCATCCGAATAATGATTTATGAGAATGTTAATGGCTTACCCGGAGAAATTTTACAGAGCGAAGAAATTACTTGTAAAGCAGGAATAAATAAATTACATGAGTTTTTCCCGAAACAAATGAGATTCCCGAAAGAAGGAATCGTCGTGGGTTTTGAATGGATTTTAAATGAAAATAATCTGTACGAAACCACTATGAAGATGAAAGGTTCTAATGAATACAAAAAAGTATTCTCTTTTTATCCTCAAATATCAGGAAGTAAAGAAGATACCAATAAAGATAGAATTATTGGCGTTTATAATGAAGGAAAATGGCATTTTCAGTCAGCTGAAGATTCCGGTTATGTAAAGATTAAGTATAACCCTGCCATTCAGCTTGAGCTCACGAATTGATTTTTAATGATGCATTAACATCTTTGCACTAAAATTCCGTAAATTTGCCAATCGGAATTTAATAACAGTGATTTTTGACGTTTTAACTCATTTTTACTCAAAAAATCTTATTCAAACTTACAAATATGCTATCTAAAATAAATCCTACCCATACAGAAAGCTGGAAAGCTCTTGACGAACATTTCGCTAATAATGACTTTGATTTAAGAAGTCTTTTTCAGTACAACCCAAACCGATTTAACGAATTTTCTATCAAGAAAACCAATTTTCTGTTTGATTATTCAAAAAATTTAATTGATTCTAAAACAAAAAATCTTCTTTTGAATCTTGCGGAAGAATGCCAGTTGAAAGATGCGATTTCTAAAATGTTTTCGGGAGATAAAATCAACGAAACGGAAGGAAGAGCAGTGCTTCATACCGCATTAAGAGATTTTTCGGATAACGAAATTTTGGTAGATGGCGAAAATATTAAGCCTCAGATTAAAAGAGTTCTCGATCATATGAAATCGTTTTCTGAAAGCATTATTTCAGGAACGCACAAAGGTTTCAGCGGAAAAGAAATCACAGATGTGGTCAACATCGGGATCGGAGGTTCAGATTTAGGGCCTGTGATGGTGGTTTCTGCTTTAAAGCATTTTAAGACAAGACTGAACGTTCATTTCGTTTCAAATGTAGACGGAAATCATATTGCAGAAGTGGTGAAAGACTTAAACCCTGAAACTACATTATTTATCATAGCTTCTAAAACGTTTACTACCCAAGAAACCATGACCAATGCTCTTTCTGCGAGAGGTTGGTTTTTAAAGTCTGGAAAACAGGAGGATGTGGCTAAGCATTTTGTTGCTTTATCTACTAACGTTCAAGCTGTTAAAGACTTCGGGATTGCAGAAGAAAATATTTTCGAATTTTGGGATTGGGTAGGCGGAAGATATTCACTTTGGAGTGCGATTGGCTTAAGCATCGTTCTTGCCGTAGGTTACGAAAATTTTGAGCAGTTATTAAGAGGAGCTTATGATACCGATCAACACTTTCAGACCTCCGATTTTTCTGAAAACATTCCGGTTTTAATGGGATTATTGGGAATTTGGTATCGTAATTTTTATGCGGCCACCACGTATGCCATACTTCCGTATTCTCAGTATTTAGACAGATTTCCTGCCTATTTCCAGCAAGGAGATATGGAAAGTAACGGGAAATGTGTAGACAGAAACGGAGAATTTGTAGAATATGAAACCGGACCCATCATTTGGGGCGAGCCGGGAACGAACGGACAGCATGCTTTCTATCAGCTTATCCATCAGGGAACAGAATTAATTCCTGCAGATTTTATTGCGTATGCGAAAAGTCCAAATAAAGTTTCGGATCATCAGGATAAACTTTTAGCGAATTTCTTTGCTCAAACTGAGGCACTTGCCTTTGGAAAAACAGAGGAGGAAGCAGAAGCTGAGCTTAAGACATCAGGAAAATCTGATGAAGAAATAGATTTCTTATTAAATTATAAAGTCTTCCATGGAAATACGCCTACTAATTCATTTCTAATTAATGAATTAACTCCTTTTTCTTTAGGGCAATTAATTGCTTTGTATGAGCATAAAATTTTTGTACAGGGCGTGATTTGGAATATTTATAGTTTTGACCAGTTTGGGGTAGAATTAGGAAAAGTTTTAGCGAATAAAATCCTTCCGGAACTTGAAAGTAATGAGACAATTAGCTCACATGACAGCTCAACAAACGGTTTGATTAATTATTATAAAGCAAACAAATAAAAACTGGTAAAGATTAAAAGTATGGTTGATTATAAATGAAAGTAAATTCAACCTTCAAATATTTAATTTTTATCTAAAATCTAATAATTAAAGTAATAAAAGTAAAAATGGCAGAAATTCTCGACGGATTAAAAGTATCCAAAGAAATAAAACAGGAAATAAAAGCTGAAGTTGAAAAAATTGTTGCCGGAAAAAGAAGAGCTCCGCATTTGGTGGCTATTCTTGTAGGGAACAACGGTGCGAGCAAAGCTTATGTCAATTCTAAAGTGAAAGACTGCGAAGAAGTAGGATTTCAGTCGAGTCTTATTAAATTTCCCAGTACAGTTTCCGAATCTGAATTACTGGAAAAAATTGATGAATTAAATAAGTCGAAAGCAGTGGACGGATTTATCGTTCAGCTTCCGCTGCCAAAACAGATCGACCAGGAAAAGATCATCAATGCAATCGATCCAAGAAAGGATGTTGATGGATTCCACCCCGAAAATTTCGGAAGAATGGCATTGGAAATGGACACTTTTTTACCCGCCACTCCTTTTGGAATCTTAACATTACTGGAAAGATATAATATTGAAACAAAAGGAAAAGACTGTGTCATCATCGGAAGAAGCAAAATCGTAGGAAGACCGATGAGTATATTAATGGGAAGAAAAGATTTCCCAGGAAATTCTACCGTTACTTTAACGCATTCATACACCAAAGATATAGAAGAATACACCAAAAAAGCAGACATTGTAATTACCGCTTTAGGAGATCCTCACTTTTTAAAAGGCGAAATGATTAAAGACGGAGCTGTAATTGTGGATGTTGGGATCACAAGAGTAGATGATGATTCTCCTAAAGGATATCATCTTGCAGGTGATGTAGATTTTGATAGCTGTGCAGCAAAAGCAAGCTGGATTACGCCGGTTCCCGGAGGTGTAGGACCAATGACCAGAGCTATGCTGATGAAAAATACCATCATCGCCTACAAAACTTCGGTCTACAACGATTAATTAAAAATGAAAATAGAAGAAAATATTTTATTGAAAGAAGGTAAAATGCTCCCTGTAATGGAGCATTTTTACACTCTTCAGGGCGAAGGTGCCCATACCGGAAAAGCAGCTTATTTCATCAGGTTAGGAGGCTGTGATGTGGGTTGCCATTGGTGCGATGTGAAAGAAAGCTGGGATCCGAACTTGCATCCGCTGATGAATGCAGAGGAAATTGCAGAAACTGCTGCAAAACATTGCAAAACTATTGTTTTAACTGGTGGAGAACCTTTGATGTGGAATCTTGATATTCTTACATCCAAATTAAAAGAATTAGGATGTACCATTCATATTGAAACTTCTGGGGCTTATCCTATGAGTGGACAAATCGATTGGATTACGCTTTCACCAAAGAAAACAGGGCTTCCCAAAGAAGAAATTTATGCTAAAGCCCATGAGCTCAAAGTAATTGTTTTCAATAATAACGATTTTAAATTTGCAGAGGAACAGGCTGCAAAAGTTTCGGCGAGTTGTACACTGTATCTTCAAAGTGAGTGGAGCAAAAGAGATGAAATGTACCCGAAAATTACAGATTTCATATTGGAGCATCCGGAATGGAGAGCCTCTGTACAGACCCATAAGTATCTGAATATTCCTTAGAAAATACTGTAATTAATTTTTAAGTTCACAAAAAGGTTACTGTTTTTTGTATGAATTTAGAATAATTTTTGCTTTGAAAAATAGTGTTTATTATTATTTTAACACATTGGTCTTAGTTTTGATTTGTTTTTGGATGTTTATAATTCGAAAATAAAAACATCCAAAATTGAAAATACAACGATTAAGTGTTAATAATGGAAGCCATTAGACAGCATTTAATTTCAATAAAATAGCCTAATTTAGCAGAATGTTAAAAAAGTTTTTTACAGCAATAGGAGAATACATGCTCCTTCTTGGCAAATCGATGCAAAAACCACAGAAAATGAGGGTTTTCTGGAAACTTTTGTTACGGGAAATAAACGATTTGGGAGTTAATTCCTTTGGATTGGTTATTTTTACCTCCATCTTTGTGGGTGCGGTTGTTGCCATACAGATGTTTAACAATTTCGATGCCTCTTCATTCCCCATTCCGCCATCTTTTGTGGGATATGCTACTAAAGCGGTATTGGTTTTAGAATTCTCCCCTACTATTATCAGCTTAATTTTAGCAGGAAAAGTAGGTTCTTATATTGCATCCAGTATAGGTACGATGAGAGTTTCAGAACAAATTGATGCTCTAGACATTATGGGAGTTAATTCACCTAATTTTTTAATATTTCCAAAAATAATCGCCTGCATAATATTTAATCCTCTGCTTATTGCCATCAGTATTGTTTTTGGTATTGGAGGAGGTTATATTGCCGGAATTCTTACAGGAAACTGGACCACAGCAGACTATATTAACGGTATCCAAATGTACATGCCTAATCTTTTTATCTATTACGCATTTACAAAAACAATAGCCTTTGCATTTATTATTGCTACAGTACCTTCTTATTTTGGATATTATGTTAACGGAGGATCTCTAGAAGTTGGTAGAGCAAGTACGCAGGCTGTAGTATGGACAATGGTTTTTATCATTATCTCCGAATTAATTCTAACCCAGTTAATATTAAGCTGATGATTGAGGTAAAAGATCTGAAAAAAAGTTTCGAACATGTAGAAGTTCTTAAAGGAATTACAACAACATTTGAAAAAGGAAAAGTAAATCTCATCATCGGGCAGAGTGGTTCGGGTAAAACCGTTTTTCTTAAAAGCCTTTTGAACGTTTATCAACCATCTTCAGGAGAAATTCTTTTTGATGGTAGAGATATCAATGTAATGACCAGAGATGAAAAACAGCATTTGCGATCTGAAATTGGCACCGTATTTCAAGGAAGTGCTCTTTTCGATTCGCTTACTGTGGAAGAAAATATTATGTTTCCGCTAGATATGTTTACCAACCTTACCTTCCGGGAGAAAAAGAAAAGAGTTTTTGATGTAATTGGAAGAGTTCATTTAGATAAAGCAAATAAAAAGTTTCCTTCTGAAATATCCGGAGGGATGCAGAAACGTGTAGCAATTGCAAGAGCTATTGTAAACAATCCTAAATATTTATTCTGTGATGAACCCAACTCAGGTTTAGATCCTTACACTTCTAATATTATTGATGATTTGTTATTGGAAATTACCAAAGAATACAACACAACCACTATCATCAATACCCACGATATGAATTCTGTGATGACCATCGGAGAAAAAATTGTATATCTGAGACTGGGCATTAAAGAATGGGAAGGTAATAAAGACATTTTGATAACTGCGGGTAATAAAAACCTGATAGATTTCGTTTATTCATCAGAATTATTTAAGGAATTAAGAGAATATTTGTTGGAAAACAATAAAACGATAGAGAATAATATTACAAAATTTGACGATCATGAAAAAATGGATTAGTGCAGCTTTTATAGGCTTAAGTATTATGGCTTCGGCACAGATTTCACTAGCGGGAAAAGCAAATGTGCTAATTCCTACGAGTTCTGCTTCATGGAAAAATCTTAAAACAGCAGCAACTAATGCGGTAGAACAAAAGGGTAAAAACATCACCGGGTTTAATGTTGGGCTTTCCCTGAAAATCGATCTACCAAGCTCTTTATTTTTGATGCCGGAAATATACTATACCAATTTCAGCAACGAAGTTACTGTGCAAAATGATGCCAGTTCAGAGCAAACCACTATTAAAGCTAAAAACAACAGAGTAGACATTCCTGTTTTGATTGGCACCAATATATTAGGCAATCTATTGAGTGCTTATGTTGGTCCTGTAGGAAGTTTTAATCTTGCCAAAGACGATAATTTCGACAATTTCGTTCAGAAAGTGAATACTAAATCTTTTACTTTAGGTTATCAATTAGGATTGCAAAGCGAAATTTCTAAAGTTATTATTTCGGCTCGATATGAAGGTGCTTTTTCTAAAGATCAAAGAAAATTCATCAATAATATTGCAGGATCTAACCAGGAAATTAACTACGATAACAGATCCAGTTTATTTTTATTGGGATTAGGATATAAGTTTTAGTATAAACTTAATAAAGATAATGAATGAGACCGTGTTTAGCAGTCTCATTTTTTTATTTTGAAGTTTTTAAAAGCTGCTTTCTATAGTAAAACAAAGGTATAATAAGCAAAATAATGATAGGCTGAATGACAAATCTTCTCATATAAAAAGAGAAAAGATAACCTATCTTAAATTCGTTGTGTATGCAGAAAAGGTAAATAGGAAATGTGATGACAAAAACAATTGTAATCATGATGAAAGCTTGAATTGTCCATTGCTTATTTTTAAACAGAAAATGAATGATTAAGCAGGAAAAAAACAGATTCAGTACAAATCTAAATAAGTGGCTTAAGATTAATTTACCCCACACAAAATGGGGAAATGGTATATTCTGAACCGCTTCATGAAAATAATTCAAAAAAGGATCATAGAAAATCTTATCTTCAAGCATTCTCACACTTACAAGACCGAAAATCCCTATCAAAACCAAAAGCCAACTAAGAATTTTCATTTTTTAGAGCAAAAAATTTAATCCACACCAACCACAAAATGACGACGCTTCCATAGATTACCGCCGGAAAAAAATAGTCGTGTGCAGTCTTGCTGTAATCCGGGTAATCGCTAATAATAATATTTAGCCCAACAATTCTCAAAACATTCATCACGTACAAAAGAATAAGGCTTAAACCTACAAATACAAAAGTTTTTGCTCCTTTATAGAAAGCAAATATAAACGCAGTGAAAAGAATGATAACCGAGATGGCATTACAGCCTTCTACCATTCTGCTCACAACTTCTTTATTGATATAAAAAAAAATCTGCTGGTTCGGAACATCATCATAAAAATTTGTAGGAAAACCTAAAGCATCCTGAACAATCCCAACATGGCCAACTATCATCCTAGAATAAGGGTCTAAACCAGAATCCTGAAAATTATTGAGGTAAAACTGATACCCAAAGAGCAACACCATATAAATAATGATGAAACGAAGCAAAATTCCCAAGACAGGTTTAAAGTCCTTTAGCATACTGCAAATATAAAAATTAGGATTCAATTTAGTATATTTGTTTCGGTATTATGATTTCAGAAGACGCAAAATTATTTTTAGAAAACTACTGCAAAGGGAAATCCGACAGATTTCTTACTTTAGCACAAAGTGGTTCTGCAAGAATTAATTTTTTAGCAGAAAACAAGGGTTGCGAATATATTATTACTTATAATGAAAACATCCGAGAGAACAACAGTTTTCTCTATTTTTCGGAAGTTTTTTCCCAATTAAAACTCAACACGCCCAAAATATATACGGTTTCGGAAGACAGAACAATGTACATTCAGGAATTTTTGGGAAACAAAACGCTTTCTGAGATTATCAGCGAAGAAAAATTATCAGAAAGAGTACAAAATTTGATAAAACAAACGCTTGAAAAGCTTTTCGAACTTCAATCTAAAACCGAAAATAAAATCGATTTCCGTAAAACTTTCGAATACGAATCTTATGATGAGTTGCCTGTAATAAACGATTTATATTATTTTAAAAATTTTGTTGCAGATATTCTGGAACTCGAATACCACAAATCTTCATTACTGAAAGAATTTAAAAAAATTGCTGCACTTATTGAAGATTTACAGCCTAAAGGCATTATGATCAGGGACTTTCAGGCGAGAAATATCATGGTAAATAATCAGGATCAGGTTTCTTTTATAGATTATCAATCGGCTATGAAAGGTCCGCTGATGTATGATGTAATTTCTTTTTTGTTTCAGGCAAAAGCTAATTTTCCGGATGATTTTAAAAATGAAATGTTGGATTATTATATAAGTCAATTTAAAAATACAGACTTACAAAATGATCTTAAAGCATCTGTTAAGCCCATCCAGTTAATGAGATTTCTTCAGGTTTTAGGAGCGTACGGATTTCGCGGACTGATTCAAAAAAAGCCACATTTTATTTCAAGCATTGAAAAAGGAATACAGAACATTACAGATTTTGCCCAAAACTGGGAAATGATGGATAATTTTCCTGAGTTGAAAAACGTTATCCAACAACTGGATACTCCACAAACAAAAAATAAAATAGAAGATATTTTAAAACATTAGCCGATTTTTAAATTCAAAATCTATCGGTTTGAAATTTTAATTTTCTTCAAAAAACAAATTATAAAAAATATGCTACACATAGACATTCACAGTTTTTCATACAAAAAAGGTGGAATTCCGAAAGACGAAACAGGAAACGGTGGCGGATTCACTTTCGATTGCAGAGGAATTCTTAATCCGGGAAGAGTTGAAGAATACAAATCTCAAACAGGAAACGACATTGGCGTGCAGGAATATCTTGAAACAAAAACAGAGATGCCGCAATTTTTAGATTTGGTTAAAAAAATAGTTTCCATTAATATTGATAATTATCTCGGAAGAGACTTCGATAATCTTCAGATTAATTTCGGTTGTACCGGAGGACAGCACAGATCTGTGTATTCAGCAATAAAAATAGCGAAGTTTATTGAAGAAAAATACGGAAATAAGGTAGAAATCAGTCTGCATCACGATGAGCAACATCAGCTTAATCATCAATAATTATTGTTTTCAATAAAAAACCATCAGACTTTTCTCAATTTTAGCATTTTATGAAAGCATTAATTTTTGCAGCCGGAAAAGGAACACGCCTTAAACCTTTCACCGATCATCATCCAAAAGCTTTGGCAAAAGTAAACGGAATTCCGCTCCTTGAGCGAAATATTAAATACCTTAAAAGTTTTGGCATTACCGATTTTGTGATCAATATTCATCATTTTGGAAATCAAATTGTTGAATTTCTAAAAGAGAATGATAATTTCAACTGCAAGATTGAAATATCTGATGAATCTAAAGAACTTCTTGAAACCGGAGGCGGTCTTGTTTTTGCCAAAAAATTTCTGGATCATGGCGAAGATTTTTTAATCATGAATGCTGATATTTTAACCAATATCAACATAACCGACTTTGTAAGATACCACAAAGAAATTAAAGATTTTGCTACCTTAGCGGTTTCAGATAGAGAAAGTTCCCGAAAATTATTGTTTAATGACGATCTTGTTTTGCGGGGATGGCTTAATGTACAAACGGGAGAACAGAGGCTTGCAGAATTCAACAAAGGATTTAAGCCTTTAGCGTTTAGCGGTGTGCACTGTATTAATCCGGTTATGTTTACCAAAATGAAAAGAACGGGTAAATTTTCGGTTATGGAAGAATATTTGGACTTAATGCTGAGCGAAAAAATTCATGGTTATGTACACGACAGCATTCTTGTAGATGTTGGTAGACCCGCGTCTGTACTTGAAGCTGAAAAATATTTTAAATAAATTTAAATGAATACGGAAAATATAAAAGACGGAAATTTAGAAAATAATCCCCTTAATATTGACGAAACTAAACTGCACAACAGTTTAAGAGAGAAAACATGGGACGAAACCATTACCAAAGACAGTTGGATGGTTTTCAAGATTATGGCAGAATTTGTAGAAGGATACGAAAAAATGGCAAGAATTGGTCCGTGCGTATCCATCTTTGGATCTGCAAGATTGAAGCCCGAAAGCAAATACTATAATATGGCAGTAGAAATTGCCGAAAAAATAACCAAAATTGGATTTGGAGTAATTACCGGTGGCGGACCAGGAATTATGGAAGCCGGAAATAAAGGAGCTCACAATGGCGAAGGAAAATCTATCGGACTGAATATTGACCTTCCTTTTGAACAGCATTTTAATCCTTACATCAACAAACTGTACTCACTTAATTTTGATTATT encodes the following:
- a CDS encoding ABC transporter ATP-binding protein, translating into MIEVKDLKKSFEHVEVLKGITTTFEKGKVNLIIGQSGSGKTVFLKSLLNVYQPSSGEILFDGRDINVMTRDEKQHLRSEIGTVFQGSALFDSLTVEENIMFPLDMFTNLTFREKKKRVFDVIGRVHLDKANKKFPSEISGGMQKRVAIARAIVNNPKYLFCDEPNSGLDPYTSNIIDDLLLEITKEYNTTTIINTHDMNSVMTIGEKIVYLRLGIKEWEGNKDILITAGNKNLIDFVYSSELFKELREYLLENNKTIENNITKFDDHEKMD
- a CDS encoding outer membrane beta-barrel protein, which translates into the protein MKKWISAAFIGLSIMASAQISLAGKANVLIPTSSASWKNLKTAATNAVEQKGKNITGFNVGLSLKIDLPSSLFLMPEIYYTNFSNEVTVQNDASSEQTTIKAKNNRVDIPVLIGTNILGNLLSAYVGPVGSFNLAKDDNFDNFVQKVNTKSFTLGYQLGLQSEISKVIISARYEGAFSKDQRKFINNIAGSNQEINYDNRSSLFLLGLGYKF
- a CDS encoding exosortase F system-associated membrane protein, producing MKILSWLLVLIGIFGLVSVRMLEDKIFYDPFLNYFHEAVQNIPFPHFVWGKLILSHLFRFVLNLFFSCLIIHFLFKNKQWTIQAFIMITIVFVITFPIYLFCIHNEFKIGYLFSFYMRRFVIQPIIILLIIPLFYYRKQLLKTSK
- the xrtF gene encoding exosortase family protein XrtF, with protein sequence MLKDFKPVLGILLRFIIIYMVLLFGYQFYLNNFQDSGLDPYSRMIVGHVGIVQDALGFPTNFYDDVPNQQIFFYINKEVVSRMVEGCNAISVIILFTAFIFAFYKGAKTFVFVGLSLILLYVMNVLRIVGLNIIISDYPDYSKTAHDYFFPAVIYGSVVILWLVWIKFFALKNENS
- a CDS encoding aminoglycoside phosphotransferase family protein; its protein translation is MISEDAKLFLENYCKGKSDRFLTLAQSGSARINFLAENKGCEYIITYNENIRENNSFLYFSEVFSQLKLNTPKIYTVSEDRTMYIQEFLGNKTLSEIISEEKLSERVQNLIKQTLEKLFELQSKTENKIDFRKTFEYESYDELPVINDLYYFKNFVADILELEYHKSSLLKEFKKIAALIEDLQPKGIMIRDFQARNIMVNNQDQVSFIDYQSAMKGPLMYDVISFLFQAKANFPDDFKNEMLDYYISQFKNTDLQNDLKASVKPIQLMRFLQVLGAYGFRGLIQKKPHFISSIEKGIQNITDFAQNWEMMDNFPELKNVIQQLDTPQTKNKIEDILKH
- a CDS encoding RapZ C-terminal domain-containing protein, yielding MLHIDIHSFSYKKGGIPKDETGNGGGFTFDCRGILNPGRVEEYKSQTGNDIGVQEYLETKTEMPQFLDLVKKIVSINIDNYLGRDFDNLQINFGCTGGQHRSVYSAIKIAKFIEEKYGNKVEISLHHDEQHQLNHQ
- a CDS encoding nucleotidyltransferase family protein, translating into MKALIFAAGKGTRLKPFTDHHPKALAKVNGIPLLERNIKYLKSFGITDFVINIHHFGNQIVEFLKENDNFNCKIEISDESKELLETGGGLVFAKKFLDHGEDFLIMNADILTNINITDFVRYHKEIKDFATLAVSDRESSRKLLFNDDLVLRGWLNVQTGEQRLAEFNKGFKPLAFSGVHCINPVMFTKMKRTGKFSVMEEYLDLMLSEKIHGYVHDSILVDVGRPASVLEAEKYFK
- a CDS encoding LOG family protein gives rise to the protein MNTENIKDGNLENNPLNIDETKLHNSLREKTWDETITKDSWMVFKIMAEFVEGYEKMARIGPCVSIFGSARLKPESKYYNMAVEIAEKITKIGFGVITGGGPGIMEAGNKGAHNGEGKSIGLNIDLPFEQHFNPYINKLYSLNFDYFFVRKVMFVKYSQGFIVMPGGFGTLDELTEAITLIQTYKIGRFPIVLVGTEFWSGLLDWFKDTLLKEGMISEGDLDLYRVVDTADEAVAHIKAFYDKYSVNVNF